One Aureibacillus halotolerans DNA segment encodes these proteins:
- a CDS encoding ABC transporter ATP-binding protein — translation MTTPVITFSDFSFTYRSQAEPTLKNINLSIYKGEKVLIIGPSGSGKSTLSHCINGLVPFSYEGTSTGNLKISGMETKSMSLSALSKQVGTVLQDPDSQFIGLTVGEDIAFSLENDAVEQSEMHERVEQAAKLVGMELMLTKRLFELSGGQKQRVALAGVLVDDVDVLLFDEPLANLDPRAGKEAMELIDRIHTETDTTLIIIEHRLEDVLHIDIDRVIVINDGCIVGDMPPDELMVSPLLDECNIRKPLAIKALQYANSPLTVEDRPSQLKQLSQQRHSQHLVNWLNTQGMNAPQVARKPLLTLEQLSFGYTQPSEQLLNISFSVHAGEMISIVGPNGAGKSTLSKVISGFLKPSSGTITYNGSPINDDTIKERAEQVGLVLQNPNQMISKHMIIDEVAFGLKLRKLPPEIIEQRVNDALQVCGLYPFRNWPINALSFGQKKRVTIASILALQPGLLIVDEPTAGQDYKHYTEMMEFLSSLRDQGVGILMITHDMHLMMEYTTRALVLVNGRLEADISPARLMSDETLMEKAHLKETSLYTLAMQHHLSPLQMVERFISADKEARANGS, via the coding sequence ATGACTACACCCGTGATTACATTTTCAGATTTCAGCTTTACGTATCGATCTCAGGCAGAGCCTACGCTTAAAAACATTAATCTATCCATATATAAAGGAGAAAAAGTGCTTATTATTGGTCCTTCAGGATCGGGCAAAAGCACTCTTTCTCATTGTATCAATGGGCTTGTCCCATTCTCTTATGAAGGAACGAGCACTGGTAATCTAAAGATTTCAGGTATGGAAACAAAATCAATGAGCTTATCAGCACTGTCAAAACAGGTCGGTACCGTTTTGCAGGATCCTGATAGTCAATTTATTGGGTTAACTGTAGGTGAGGACATTGCCTTCTCGCTTGAAAACGATGCGGTTGAACAAAGTGAGATGCACGAACGTGTCGAACAGGCAGCAAAGCTTGTCGGCATGGAGCTTATGCTGACGAAACGATTATTTGAACTTTCTGGTGGCCAAAAGCAGCGGGTTGCCCTAGCCGGCGTACTTGTCGATGATGTTGACGTATTGTTATTTGATGAGCCGCTTGCGAACCTTGATCCACGCGCTGGCAAAGAAGCAATGGAGCTTATTGATCGTATTCACACCGAAACCGACACAACGCTCATTATTATTGAACACCGACTGGAAGATGTTTTGCATATTGATATCGATCGAGTCATTGTCATAAATGACGGTTGCATCGTTGGGGATATGCCACCAGACGAGCTGATGGTCTCTCCACTACTTGATGAGTGCAATATTCGAAAACCATTGGCCATTAAAGCATTGCAATACGCGAACAGTCCATTGACGGTTGAGGATCGTCCTAGTCAATTGAAACAACTTTCACAGCAGCGGCATTCCCAGCACCTCGTTAACTGGTTGAATACACAAGGGATGAATGCCCCGCAGGTCGCTAGAAAACCACTGCTTACGTTGGAGCAACTATCATTTGGCTATACTCAACCCTCTGAACAGCTCCTAAACATCTCCTTTTCTGTACACGCTGGTGAAATGATTAGTATAGTCGGACCTAATGGAGCAGGCAAATCAACACTTTCAAAGGTCATTTCCGGGTTTCTAAAGCCCTCTAGCGGAACGATAACGTACAATGGTTCTCCGATAAACGATGACACGATTAAAGAACGGGCCGAGCAAGTTGGGCTTGTTTTACAGAATCCAAATCAAATGATTTCCAAACATATGATTATCGATGAGGTGGCCTTTGGACTAAAGCTGCGAAAGCTTCCTCCAGAGATCATTGAACAAAGAGTGAACGATGCGTTGCAAGTGTGTGGCTTGTATCCGTTTCGCAATTGGCCCATTAATGCTTTAAGCTTTGGTCAGAAGAAACGAGTGACCATTGCCTCCATCCTCGCCTTGCAGCCCGGACTCCTCATTGTAGATGAGCCTACAGCTGGTCAGGATTACAAGCATTATACAGAAATGATGGAATTTCTCTCTTCCTTAAGAGACCAAGGGGTCGGCATCCTTATGATTACCCACGATATGCATTTGATGATGGAATACACGACACGTGCGTTAGTGCTCGTAAATGGCAGGCTGGAAGCAGATATCTCACCTGCACGACTCATGAGTGATGAGACCTTAATGGAGAAAGCGCATTTAAAAGAAACTTCCTTGTATACGCTAGCGATGCAACATCACTTGTCCCCATTACAAATGGTCGAACGGTTTATTTCTGCTGACAAGGAGGCTCGTGCCAATGGCAGTTGA
- a CDS encoding 5'-3' exonuclease, with amino-acid sequence MKDTLLLIDGFNLLSRGYFATAYGKPEDELPRNEQGLLINGVRVFIQKLMRLIADYECTHVVVTWDVKREETTRRQEHAFYKASREELPSPLLEQFETTQAVLTALGIEQLTHPPFEADDIIGTLSYRWTEDARGMCFVYSNDKDLYQLLNETSAQILAQKKQELVYRVEHFVEEFGVTPERWVDIKALLGDKSDNLPGCHGIGPKSALPLIQRYGSVEELYAQIDELDDTLKKHQKKLIAGYEDVLVTKSLAQIQCRIPTLQEVDMDSFLIDLPEELFYEMTAAYGIKAVYPDTLRPRLV; translated from the coding sequence ATGAAGGATACATTACTCTTAATTGATGGATTTAATTTACTAAGCAGAGGGTATTTTGCAACAGCTTATGGAAAACCGGAAGACGAATTGCCGCGCAATGAACAAGGGCTTCTAATTAATGGGGTACGTGTCTTCATCCAAAAACTCATGCGCCTCATTGCTGATTATGAATGCACGCATGTTGTCGTCACATGGGATGTGAAGCGTGAGGAAACGACGCGAAGACAGGAGCATGCCTTTTATAAAGCCTCTCGTGAAGAGCTCCCATCTCCCCTTCTCGAACAATTTGAAACAACACAGGCTGTGCTTACTGCATTAGGCATTGAACAGTTGACGCACCCGCCTTTTGAAGCAGATGACATTATTGGTACATTATCCTACCGATGGACAGAGGACGCTCGAGGCATGTGTTTTGTCTATAGCAATGACAAGGACCTTTACCAGCTGCTAAATGAGACAAGTGCACAAATCCTTGCTCAGAAAAAACAAGAGCTGGTCTATCGTGTCGAGCATTTTGTTGAAGAATTTGGCGTCACTCCTGAGCGTTGGGTCGATATTAAGGCTTTGCTCGGGGATAAAAGTGACAACCTCCCTGGATGTCATGGCATCGGACCAAAATCGGCTCTACCACTCATTCAGCGCTATGGATCTGTTGAAGAGCTATACGCACAAATTGATGAACTAGATGACACACTTAAAAAACATCAGAAAAAACTCATTGCAGGGTATGAAGATGTTCTCGTCACCAAGTCGCTTGCACAGATTCAATGCCGCATTCCTACGCTTCAGGAGGTAGACATGGACAGCTTTTTGATTGATCTTCCAGAAGAACTATTTTATGAGATGACGGCAGCCTACGGCATAAAAGCGGTATACCCAGATACGCTTCGCCCGAGGCTTGTTTAA
- a CDS encoding SDR family NAD(P)-dependent oxidoreductase gives MRLTGKTAVVTGASRGIGRAIALGLADEGASLMITGTNEDLLKERVEEVKKRGVDCIYYVGDASLAETAQATIEEAKIHYGTIDILVNNAGINQRSTTLEMSIDDWQRVMDVNLNGTLYFCQAVLPLMIENRAGKIINVSSTAAKAPHRNAAPSYGASKAGVDYLTKHLALEMAPHQIYVNAICPGPIETDMSKQWTDEYRQTVLEKIPLGRIGEPKHVAETAVFLASSMSDFITGQSINVNGGTLMS, from the coding sequence ATGCGACTGACAGGGAAAACAGCAGTGGTGACAGGAGCGAGTAGAGGCATCGGGAGAGCCATTGCACTTGGACTCGCTGATGAAGGCGCATCGTTGATGATTACTGGGACAAACGAGGACCTTCTCAAAGAGAGAGTGGAAGAAGTCAAAAAACGTGGTGTTGATTGTATCTATTACGTAGGAGACGCTTCACTTGCAGAAACGGCGCAGGCTACGATAGAGGAAGCGAAGATCCATTATGGAACAATCGATATCCTTGTCAATAATGCAGGCATTAACCAACGTAGCACGACACTTGAGATGTCGATTGACGATTGGCAACGGGTCATGGATGTCAATTTAAATGGGACACTTTACTTTTGCCAAGCTGTGTTACCATTAATGATAGAAAATCGGGCAGGGAAGATTATTAATGTGAGCTCGACCGCCGCGAAAGCGCCACATCGAAATGCCGCGCCTTCGTACGGGGCTTCTAAGGCAGGCGTCGATTATTTAACGAAGCACCTTGCCCTTGAGATGGCCCCACATCAAATTTATGTCAATGCGATCTGCCCAGGTCCTATTGAGACCGATATGAGCAAGCAATGGACTGATGAATACCGGCAAACGGTACTAGAAAAAATTCCTCTCGGTCGCATAGGGGAACCGAAGCATGTCGCTGAAACCGCGGTTTTTCTTGCATCAAGCATGTCAGATTTTATTACGGGTCAATCCATTAATGTGAACGGTGGAACGTTAATGAGCTAG
- a CDS encoding energy-coupling factor transporter transmembrane component T family protein produces the protein MAVDMLSYIERDSIIHRLSGTTKLIGFLLWSSAAMLTYDTRVLIFLFIASLILFKSSRVLFKDISFLVYFMLIFLSLNTIAIYLFSPQEGVRIYESSTVLIPLGGHFDLTAEELFYLANIMLKYITVIPAALLFIATTNPSEFASSLHRIGVNYKIGYSISIAMRYIPDIQRDYRTIAMAQQARGIDLSNKEKLSKRVKNALTIVTPLIFSSLERIEQISNVMDLRGFGKQKKRTWYAARSFRKNDVIALVIIVVFFCASMVITYYDGSRFYNPFH, from the coding sequence ATGGCAGTTGATATGCTTTCGTATATCGAACGTGATTCAATCATTCACCGACTTAGTGGGACAACAAAGCTCATTGGGTTTTTGCTTTGGTCATCGGCGGCAATGCTGACATACGATACACGCGTCCTCATTTTTCTCTTTATTGCAAGCTTGATCCTGTTCAAGTCATCTCGTGTTTTATTTAAAGACATCTCTTTTTTGGTCTATTTTATGCTTATCTTTTTAAGCTTGAATACGATCGCAATTTACCTATTTTCGCCTCAGGAGGGCGTTCGAATTTACGAGAGTTCGACGGTATTGATTCCCCTTGGAGGACACTTTGACCTGACTGCGGAGGAATTGTTCTACCTAGCGAATATCATGCTTAAATACATTACTGTCATCCCAGCAGCATTGCTGTTTATCGCAACAACCAACCCAAGTGAGTTTGCCTCCTCCCTTCATCGAATCGGAGTGAACTATAAAATCGGGTATTCTATTTCCATTGCCATGCGCTATATTCCTGACATCCAACGCGATTACAGAACCATTGCGATGGCTCAGCAAGCACGAGGCATCGACCTTTCAAACAAAGAAAAACTTAGCAAACGGGTGAAGAATGCGTTAACGATTGTGACGCCGTTGATCTTTTCTAGCCTTGAACGTATCGAACAGATCAGCAATGTCATGGATTTACGAGGATTTGGCAAACAAAAAAAACGGACCTGGTATGCGGCCCGTTCTTTTCGGAAAAATGATGTCATTGCTTTGGTGATTATCGTGGTGTTCTTTTGTGCCTCTATGGTGATTACGTATTATGATGGAAGTCGCTTTTACAACCCGTTTCATTAA
- a CDS encoding ECF-type riboflavin transporter substrate-binding protein produces the protein MVGKQGLSTKTIVAIGIGTAVFVILGRFVTLPSGVPNTNIDTAYAFLALMGVLFGPLAGFLIGLLGHALKDAVFFGSIWWSWVICSGLVGLFFGLAGLRLKVRVGEFTTRGIILFNVVQIIGQLLAWFVIAPLLDILIYAEPANKVFLQGAVAGTANIVTVGVLGTLLIAAYAKTRNRSGSLQKE, from the coding sequence ATAGTGGGGAAGCAAGGGTTATCAACAAAAACAATTGTAGCTATTGGGATAGGAACAGCAGTATTTGTCATCCTAGGCAGATTTGTCACATTGCCATCCGGGGTACCTAACACAAACATTGATACAGCCTATGCCTTTCTTGCTCTAATGGGGGTTCTTTTTGGCCCTTTGGCTGGTTTTTTGATCGGTTTACTTGGGCATGCATTAAAAGACGCTGTTTTCTTCGGAAGCATTTGGTGGAGCTGGGTCATCTGTTCTGGCTTGGTCGGTTTATTTTTTGGTTTAGCAGGACTGCGTTTAAAGGTCCGCGTTGGTGAATTTACGACAAGAGGAATCATTTTGTTTAATGTCGTGCAAATCATCGGTCAATTGCTAGCTTGGTTTGTCATTGCTCCATTACTTGATATCTTGATTTATGCCGAGCCTGCCAATAAAGTATTTTTGCAGGGTGCTGTTGCTGGAACAGCAAATATCGTTACAGTTGGTGTCCTCGGGACGTTGTTGATTGCAGCCTATGCAAAAACACGAAATCGATCGGGCAGCTTACAAAAGGAATAG